Below is a window of Halolamina sp. CBA1230 DNA.
GGCTGGGGAGGCCTGTGGGCTGTGCGGAGCCGTGCGGTCGCAAGTGGCCAACGATCAAGGTGCTGTTGCTGTCGCGGCTGCTGTTCCAGATTTCCTGACCGACCCACCGTCAACAGTCCACGAACGGCCACCACAAAAAGCCCGCAAAACCCGAAAACACCGATACGCCGACTACCGCCCGAACGGCGACACGCTCGGCCCCATCGACTCGCTCGGCGCGCTCCCGCTCTGCTGGATGATGTCGAACGCGGTCATCAGGTCGGTCCGGGAGATGATCCCACAGAGCTCGCCGTCGGCGTCGACGACCGGCAGGCGCCCGATGCCCTCCTGCTGCATCGTCTGGAGCGCGTTCATCGCGTCGGTCTCGGGCGTCGCCGTGTAGATGTCGGTCGCCATCACGTCGTCCACCCGCATCGCGTCGCGTTCGACCTCGTCGACGGACTGGGCGTCGCCGAGCGTCACCATCCCCACGAGGTCGCCGTTCTCGACGACCGGGTAGCCGGTGTGGCGCTCGTGGAACATCCGGCTCATCAGGTCCGCGACGCTGTCGTCCGGCGAGACGGTGTGGAGGTCCGCCTCACCCGTCATCACGTCGCCGACGGTGACGCCCTGGAACGCCGCCTTGAGCACGGTCTGCTGGGCCTCGCCCGCCGCGCCGATGTAGATGAAGAAGGCGAGCGCGAGCAGGAGCAGGTTCGGGCCGCTGAACAGCGCGAGCAGCCCCAGCAGCACCGCAAACCCCTTCCCCACCTCCGCGGCGATCTGTGTCGCACGGGCGTGGGTCCGCGTCCGGGCGAGCAGCGCCCGCAGCACGCGCCCGCCGTCCATCGGGAACCCGGGGAGCATGTTGAACGCCGCGAGCACGACGTTCGCGAGCATCAGGTAGCCGAGCAGGAACGTCGCGATCGGCTGCCCGCCGCCGGCGACGAGCGTGAACCCGGCGTACCCCAGCACGCCGAGGGTGACACTGACGATCGGCCCCGCGACGGCGACCTGGAACTCGATCTTCCAGTCCTCGGGCATCTCGGTGAACTGAGCGACGCCGCCCAGCAGCCAGAGCGTGATCGAGTCGATCTCGTAGCCGTGGTACATCGCGACCACCGAGTGGCCCAGTTCGTGGAGCAACACGCAGGCGAACAAGCCGACCGCCGCCGCGGCGCCCAGCACGAACGGGGTGTACCCCTGGGTCAGCACGGCGGGGTCGATCCCGGCGCCGAACGTGGGGTTGAACACCTGCTCGACCAGCGTCGTCACGTCGGTGCCGATCAGGTAGGCGAACACCGGCAGGATCAGCAGGAACGTGGCGTCGAGCTTGATCGGGATGCCGAAGATACTCCCCAGGCGGATTCCTCGCATACGCCCCGGTTCGGGGTACGGAGGGAAAAAGGCGGGCGTCGCGGGCCGTACGGTTTAGGTCGTCGCACGCAAAGCCCGTGTATGAGCGACAGCGATCCCGTGGTGAAACGCAGCGGCGAGATCGAGTACGAACCGGTCGGTGCCGCCGAGGGGATGCGCAAGGGCGTCCTGCTCGACGAGCACGACGGCGCCCCCAACTTCGCGATCCGTCGGTTCGAACTCGACCCCGGCGCCGAGGTCCCCGAACACACGAACGCGGTCGAACACGAACAGTACGTGCTCGCGGGGGAGTACACGGTCGGGATAGCGGGCGAGGAGTACACCGTCTCGGCGGGCGACTCGCTGCTGATCCCCGCCGGCGTGGTCCACTGGTACCGGAACGAGGGCGATCAGCCAGGAGCGTTCCTCTGTGCGGTTCCTAACGGCGACGACACGATCGAACTGGTCGAGGAGGAGTAGTTTCAGTTACTTTTCCGGCTGACAGCGTGCCGGTCAGTCTCCTGCCCTGCCCGGCCGACCGTCGCCGGTCAGTCTCCTGCCACGGCGGCGTCGACGCCCCGGCTACCGACCGGCCGGCGCGTGATCGTCGTCGTACAGTCCGGACAGGAGAGCGCGAGCCGGTCGCCCAGCTCCGTCGCCGTCTCGGACTCGTCCCAATCGCCGTCCGGCGGGCTCTCGTGGCCGCAGACCGAACAGAACAGGATCGCCTTCGTTCGCGTGGAGGAGTTCATTACCGGGGGTAGCCGCCCGAGGGTCCTAAAGCCTCTGTGAGGCTGTGTTGCACCCGCATGCGTTGGATTCCCGTGGGACGCGCTCGCGCCGCACCGCATGGCTGAAGTACCCCTTTCGCCTACGGGTAGCCGTGTCTCAGCAGGTCGCCCGCGTCGACACCCTGTTCCTCCACGAGTCCGGCGACGACTACCGCGTCGTCGTCCTCCGTGACGGCTCCCGGGTGTTCCGCGGCACGCTCGAACTCAAGGAGACCGACGCCGGCCCCCGCCCCCGTCGGTTCCTGCAGTCCGACGACGACGGCGGCGAGCCGATGCGCCCCGAGGAGTTCGTCGAACTCGCCCGCCGCGCCGAGCGCATCCGCATCTCCGAGCAGACCTCCCCCGAGGGCCGCGAACGCCTGCAGGCGATGCTCGACGGCTACCAGCTGGAGGCGCTCGTGGTTCGGACCTGCCGCTACTGCGCCAACGCCGGCCGCTACTCCCCGATCACCGAGGAGAACGCTATTTCCGCGGATCAGGACTACATCTGCCAGGACTGCGCCGTCGAGGAGCTCGAACGCGAACTCGCCTACAAGGGGCAGTTCACCGGCGCCGCCCAGGAGCGACTGGAGGAGCTCCTGCTCGACGTGGGCGATCTCGACCGCATCACCGACCTCCTGCAGGGCGACCTCGACCCCGACCTCACGAAGTTCGACACCATCTCCGCGACCACCGACGAGGTCGACCCGTTCCAGACCAGCGACCTCGACCTCCACCCGAAACTGCAGTCGATGGTCGAGGACCGCTTCGACACGCTGCTGCCGGTCCAGAGCCTCGCCGTCGAGAACGGGCTGTTCGAGGAGGAGGACCAGCTCGTCGTCTCCGCAACGGCGACGGGGAAGACTCTCGTCGGCGAGCTCGCGGGGATCGACCGCGCGCTGAAGGGCGACGGGAAACTCCTCTTTCTCGTCCCGCTGGTCGCGCTCGCGAACCAGAAACACGAGGACTTCGAGGAGCGCTACGGCGACGTCCTCGACGTGACGCTGCGCGTCGGCGGCTCCCGGGTGACGGATTCGGGGGCGCAGTTCGACCCGAACGCCGACGTGATCGTCGGCACCTACGAGGGGATCGACCACGGGCTCCGCACGGGGAAGGACATGGGCGACATCGGCACCGTCGTCATCGACGAGGTCCACAGCCTGAAGGAGGGCGAACGCGGCCACCGCCTCGACGGGATGATCTCCCGGCTCAAACACTACTGCGAGCAGCGCGCGACGGACCGCTCGGGCTACGACGGCGCACAGTACGTGTATCTCTCCGCGACCGTCGGCAACCCCGAGTGGCTGGCCGAACAGCTGCGCGCGACGCTGATCGAGTTCGAGGAGCGGCCCGTCCCCATCGAGCGCCACGTCACGTTCGCCGACGGCCGGGAGAAGCTCCGGATCGAGGACCGCCTCGTGAGACGGGAGTTCGACAGCAAATCCTCGAAGGGGTACCGCGGGCAGACGATCATCTTCACCAACTCCCGCCGGCGCTGTCACGAGATCTCCCGGAAGCTGGAGTACGACTCCGCCCCCTACCACGCCGGCCTCGACTACGGCCGGCGCAAGCAGGTCGAGCGCCAGTTCGGCGATCAGGATCTCGCCGCGGTGGTCACCACCGCCGCGCTCGCCGCTGGGGTGGACTTCCCCGCCTCGCAGGTGGTGTTCGACTCGCTCGCGATGGGGATCGAGTGGCTCTCCGTCCAGGAGTTCTCCCAGATGCTCGGCCGTGCGGGCCGCCCTGACTACCACGACCAGGGGAAAGTGTACCTGCTCGTGGAGCCGGACTGTTCCTACCACGGCTCGATGGAGGCCACAGAGGACGAGATCGCGTTCAAACTGCTGAAAGGCGAGATGGAGGACGTCTCGACGGTGTACGACGAGGCCGCCGCCGCCGAGGAGACGCTGGCGAACGTCGCCGTCGCCGGGAAGCTGGCGAAGCGGCTCAACGACCGCATGATCGGCGACGTGCCCACCAAACACGCGATCGGCAAGCTGCTGGAGTGGGAGTTCATCGACGGGTTCGAGGCGACGCCGCTGGGCCGGGCGGTCACGAGCCACTTCCTCTCGCCCGACGACGCGTTCCTCATCCTCGAAGGGATCCGCGAGGGGAACAGCCCCTACGAGCAGGTGGCGGCGCTCGAACTGGCGGATCAGGAGCTGTAGGCCCAGACACCCTTTTCGTCTCCCCCCGCGTTCGGTGTGTATGGCTGACGCCATCGACAGCGACGCCGCCGACGCTGACGAGCCGACCGCGGCGTTCATCGGGCTCGGACTGGCGCTCGGTGCCGGCCTCGGGGTCACGCTCGGCGCCGTGATCGGCTCGATCACCGGCGACCTCGGTTTCTGGATCGCGCTCGGGCCGTCGATCGGCGCCGGGATCGGTCTGCTCGCCGGGCTCCTGCTCGCGTCGACGGGCTGGCGGGGCGACTGAACGCTTTTTCCCTGCCGCGGGTCACCACCCGGGTATGAGTACGGACGAACAGACTGACGGCAGCGTCGACGCCGACGAGGAGGACGACGGCGTGATGGACGAGGGGGAAGCGATGGGGTTGGGGATGGGTGTCGGCATCGCCCTCGGCGCGGCGCTGGGGACGGCGATGGACAACTTAGCGATGGGCATGGGGATCGGGATCGCGCTCGGTGCCGCGTTCGGCGCCGCGTTCGCGGCGCGGGACGACGACTGAACCCGCAGCCTTTTGCCGTCGCCCGGACACCGAGAGCCCGTGGTAGCGATCACGCCAGGGGTCGTCGTCGTCGCCCTGATCGTGCTGGCGGCGCTGGTGCTGTTCGCGACGGAGCCGGTACCCGTCGACATCACCGCGCTCGGGGTGATGGTGACGCTGATGCTCGTCGAGCCCGTCAGCGGGATGCTCGCCGACGCCGGCGTCCTCGCCGCCCCGGTGACGATGATTACGCCCCAGCAGGGGCTCTCCGGCTTCGCCAGTTCGGCGACGATCACCGTGCTCGCGATGTTCATCCTCAGCGAGGGGGTCCGCCGGACGGGGATCGTCCAGACGCTCGGCGAGTTTCTCGCCCGGGTTACCGGCGACAGCGAGACCAAACAGCTCGGCGCGGTCGTCGGCATCGTCTCGCCGATCTCGGGCTTCATCAACAACACCGCCGCGGTCGCGATCCTGCTCCCGATGGTGACCGACGTGGCCAACCGCGGGAACACGTCGCCCTCGAAGCTGCTGCTCCCCCTGTCGTACGCCTCGATGTTCGGCGGGATGCTCACGCTGATCGGCACGTCGACGAACGTGCTCGCGAGCGACGTGGCCGCGCGGCTGGCTACCGCGCCGGAGTACGCGAACACCGACCTCCACGAGCTCGGGATGTTCGAGTTCACGGGGCTGGGCGTCGTGGTGATGCTGGTCGGCATGGCCTACCTGCTGACCGTCGGCCGGTGGCTCACCCCCGCCCGTATCGAGCCCAGTGACGACCTGACGAAGGAGTTCGGCGTCGGCGACTACCTCACCGAGGTGACCGTCCGTGACGACTCGCCGCTGGTCGGTCGGAAGGTCCGGAACGCGCTGGCCGAGGGCGATCTCGACGTCGACCTGCTCCAGCTCATCCGGGGCGAGGAGGTGTTCCTCGAACCGCTCGGCCCCAAACAGATCCAGGCCGGCGACACGTTCACGCTCCGGACCGACCGCGACACGCTGCTCTCCCTGCTCGACCTCGAAGGGCTGGATCTGGTTGACGCCCCCGTCGACGAGGCCGAACTCGAACAGGCCGAGGCGGGCCAGAACCTCGTCGAGGTGGTCGTCGCGCCCGGCTCGCCGCTCGTGGGGGAGTCGCTGACCTCCATCTCGTTCCGGCAGCGCTACAACGCGACCGTGCTCGCGCTCCGCCGGGGTCGCGAGCTGGTCCGCCGGCGCATGGACAAGGTGCCGCTGAAAGTCGGCGACACGCTGCTTATCCAGGCGACGACCGAGACCGTCGAGCGCCTCGATTCCGGCCGGGAGTTCATCCTGATCGGCGAGGTCGACCACCACGACTACCGGGAGGAGAAGACCGGCCTCGCGATCGGCATCGTCGCCGCCGTCGTCGCGCTCGCGGGGCTGGGCGTGCTCCCCATCGTCGTCTCGGCGCTGGCGGGGTCGCTCGCGATGGTCGTCACCGGCTGTCTCGACCCCGGCGAGATCTACGAGGCGGTGCAGTGGGACGTGATCCTCCTGCTCGCGGGCGTGATCCCGCTGGGGATCGCGCTCGAACGCACCGGCGCCGCCTCGCTGCTCGCTGAGGCGGTCGTCGCCTCCTCGGCGATGCTTCCGGTGATCGGCGTGCTCGCGGTGTTCTACCTGCTCACCGCGCTGTTGACCAACGTGATCAGCAACAACGCCAGCGTCGTGCTGATGATCCCCGTCGCCGTCGAGACCGCCCAGGCCGTCGACGCCAGCGCGACCGCGTTCCTGTTCGCGGTGATGTTCGCGGCCAGCACCGCGTTCATGACGCCGGTAGGCTACCAGACGAACCTGTTCGTCTACGGCCCCGGCGGCTATCGGTTCACCGACTACGTCCGGGTGGGTGGCCCGCTCCAGCTGTTGCTGATGGGCGTGACGACGGTCGGGATCGCGGTGATGTTCGACATCCCGATCTAACGAAACGCTTTACCGCGAGAGTCGCGGACGTGCGGGTACGGGACCGTGGGTTAGCCTGGTATACTTCGGGCCTTGGGTGCCCGTGACCTCGGTTCGAATCCGAGCGGTCCCATTCTGGCGACGCAACGACGAGGAGCGATAGCGACGAGTCCGCGTCGCCAGAATGGACTATGGATTCGAACCCTGCCAGTCGCGCGCAGCGAACGAGAGTGAGCGAGCACGTCTGGCTCCGGTTCGAATCCGGGCGGTCCCATCCTTTTGTGACGAGCACCGAGAAGAGCGAGACGTGTCTCCGCCGGGGTGGGGGATTCGTCCCTCTCGGCAGTCCAATATTCTGCAGCGTATCGACGCCGAACGACGCCGTCGCTCAGTGGTACGTAGCTTCGGGAAAAGCGCTGTATTCAGTCGCGGTCAGGCGACGGAAGACAGATCAGTTGCGGACGAGGTTCGTCGCGCGGGGGCCCTTGTCGGCCTGTTCGATGTCGAACTCCACTTCCTGTCCCTCCTCGAGGTCGGCGCCGCCGATGTCTTCCATGTGGAAGAACACGTCGTCGTCCGCGTCCTCTGTCGAGATGAAACCGTAGCCGCCTGTGTCGTTGAAGAAATCAACTGAACCGTTTGCCATTGCAAACAAACGTACACCCCAACCCGGGAAAACCCTTGCGAGGGTCGTGGTACCACGACCTACCGCTCGGCCAGCATCCGCACCGCGATCTGGAGGACGTGGACGAACACCCCGGCGACGGCCACGTACAGCCCCACCGACTGCATCGCCGGCCGGCCGCGGCCCTCCCGAACCTCCCACATCTCGTACCCCAGTCGGAGCAGGAAGCCGGCGAAGATCAGCGCGAACGCGACGATCCCGACGATCCCGACCGAGACGAACGTCGCGATCAGGATCGCCACCAGCCCCGCGCCGAAGGCGTACGTCGCCCAGCGACCGTAGTGGTCGAACTGCGTGTCCGAGCGCAGGTAGACGTACGTGCCGATCAGCGCCGTCATGGCGACGACGACGGCGCCGGTGATCGCCAGCGCCGTGATTCGCACGCCCTCCGAGAGGAAGGAGAGCACGCCGCCGCCGAAGGCGCCGAAGGCGAGTTCGAGCACGACCACGCCCGCCATCGCCAGCCCCATCGAGTCGTTCTCGAAGCCGCGCTCGGCGACCATCTGGCCGCCGGTGATCAGCGCGCCGTACACCAGCGCGCCGACGATGGGGACCGAGAACAGTAGGCGGTTCAGCTGCGCCAGCGGTGTCGCCGCCGCGGCGTACATCACGAGCACGTTCAGGAGCATCAGCCCCGTTGCGCCGCCGACGACGCCCCACTCGCGGGTGGAGAGCAGGAACCCTCGTTCAGTGGTGGTCTCGTAGCTCATCGCCGGCACGTAACGCCAGCGCGCCGAAAAGCGTTGTCGCCGCCGCTCGACCCGCGTTCACGCCGCCCCGAACCTCTTGTCGGAGGGCGCGCCACCCCGCGTATGGGCACCACGAACCGATCCACGAAACCGCATGCAAGCGGCCCGTTCCCACCCCAACGACAACGCTTAACCGTCGGCTGTGCTACCCACCGCTACGAATGAGTGCCATCGACGACGTCCACGAGGAGCTCGACGCGGACGTCTCCGCCGAGGAGTTCGAGGAGATGGTGGCGGAGAAAGTCGAGGAGATGGGTGGCCTCGCGGACGACGAGACGGCGGCGATGCTCGTCGCCCACGAGCTGGAGGACGAGGGCGGCGAGGTCGAGAGCGTCGCGGACATCGAACCCGGCATGGACGACGTGAAGTTCGTCGCGAAGCTGATCTCCATCGGCGAGAAACGCACGTTCGAGCGCGACGGCGACCAGCCCGACGGCCAGGTCGTCAACACCGAGGTCGCCGACGAATCGGGGCGGATCCGGCTCTCGCTGTGGGACGAGATGGCCGAATCCGCGCTCGAGGAACTGGCGGAGGGCGACGTGCTCCGCATCGCAGGCCGACCCAAGGAGGGGTACAACGGCGTCGAGGTCTCCGCCGACAAGGCCGAGATCGAACCCGACGTCGATATCGACGTCTCCGTGAGCGACAGCTACGACGTCGAGGAGCTCTCGATGGGGCTCTCCGACGTCACTCTCGTCGGCAAACTGCTCGACGTGGACGACGACTACCGCACGTTCGACCGCGACGACGGCACCGAGGGCCGCGTCGCCAACGTCGCCATCGGCGACGAGACGGGTCGCATCCGCGTCACGCTCTGGGACGAGGCCACGGACCTGCTCGAGGAACTCGAGGCCGGCGAGGTCGTCGAGGTCGTCGACGGCTACGTCCGCGAGCGCGACGGCGACCTCGAACTCCACGTCGGCTCCCGGGGGACCATCGAGGCAGTCGACGAGGACGTCGAGTACGCCCCCGAAACGACGGATATCGACGACGTGGAGATGGGCGACACCGTCGACATCGCCGGCGCCGTGATCGAGACCGACGACAAGCGCACGTTCGACCGCGACGACGGCTCGCAGGGCCAGGTCCGGAACGTCCGCGTCCGCGACGACACGGGCGACATCCGGGTCGCGCTCTGGGGCGAGAAAGCCGACCGCGATGTCACGCTCGCCGACCGCGTCGCCTTTACCGACGTGGAGATCCAGGACGGCTGGCAGGACGAGCTCGAAGCCTCCGCGGGCTGGCAGTCCACCGTCTCGATCCTCGACGGCGAGGCCGACGTGGAGGGCGCCGACGACCGCGACGAGAAGGCGCCCCCCTCGGCCGAGCAGGGCGGGCTCTCGGCGTTCGGCGAGGATGGTGATGGGGCGGACGAACTCCGCGAGGAGGAGACGACGGCCGACGGTGAGGAGGTAGAGTTCACCGGCACGGTCGTCCAGTCCGGCAGCCCCGTCGTGGTCGACAACGGCGAGGAGACCCGCAGCGTCGAGACGGGCGAGAGCGTCCAGCTCGGCGAGGAGGTGACGGTCCGCGGCGTCGAACACGACGGCCGCATCGACGCCGACGAACTGCTCTAAAGCCGCCGCGGCCGCGCCGGGCCTGTACCGCCGTTCCGGCCCGGAAGGACACACTTAGGTTCCGCCCGATACACTCGCCGACCGATGGACCGCTCCTCGCTTCCCGATGCCCTCCACCGGACCGACGACACGGTGTTGGCCGTGCTCGTCGTCGTCGCCGCGGGGCTGGTCGCCCGCCTCCTCTTCCTCGGCCAGCGCGTCGCCCACTTCGACGAGGGCCGTGTCGCCTACTGGGCGCTCCACTACCTCGAGACGGGCGAGATCAGCTACCAGTACATCGTCCACGGGCCGCTCGCGCAGTACGCCGACGCGTGGGTGTTCGCCGCCCTCGGCCCGAACGACTTCTCGATGCGGCTGTTCGTCGCCCTCGTCGGCGCGCTCCTCCCGCTGACGGCGCTGCTGTTCCGCAGTCGCCTGCGCGACACGGAGACGGTCGTCGTCGCCGTGCTGCTCGCGTTCAACCCGATCCTGCTGTACTACTCGCGGTTCTACCGCAGTTCGCTGCTGGTCGCCGCGTTCATGTTCGCCGCCTTCGGCTTCGGCCTCCGGGCGCTGGACGACGCCCGGCCGCGCCTGCTCTACCCCGCGTTCGCGTTCGGCGCACTCGGCTTCGCGGCCAAGGAGAACGCGCTCGTCTATCTGATGTGCTGGGTCGGCGCCGGCGCGCTCCTGCTCGACTTCTCGCTGATGAACCCGCGGAACTACGACTCGGGGGTCGACGCCGTCGTCGCCCGGGTCGCGCCGTACTTCGACGCGCTGCGCGACCCGGAGCGATCGACAGACGCCACGCTCTGGACCGTCCTGACGGCGCTCACGCTGCTCGTCCTGGCCTACGCGACGCTGTCGGGGTGGCCGCTGACCGCGATCGTGGCGGCGCTGGTGCTGCTGGTCTCGGTGACGATGCTCGTCGACGTGGTCCGATCGGACCGGGCCGCACTGCGGTGGGGTGGCGCGCTGCTGGGGAGCGTCGGCCTCTTCTTCCTGCTCTCGCTGTTCTTCTACGCACCCCGGACCGTCGGTGCCGGCGTCGGGCTCTGGGACGCCGTGTTCAACCCCTTCCGGTTCCCCGACCTGCTCGACGCGACGTGGGGCGACATCCGGCCGGGGCTGGAGTACTGGTTCGGCGGGAGCGTCGAACCCAAATGCGGCGAGGAGACGGTGATCGGCGGCTACATCTGCTTCCTTCAGGACACGATCGAGGTGCTGGCGAACTACGCGATCGTCGTCGTCCCGTTCGCGGCGCTTGGGTTCGTGATCGCGCGCTACGCCGGCGACCGGCCGCGCTCGATGGTGATGTTCGCGGGCTACTGGGGGTTCGTCAGCATCCTCGGCTACCCGCTCGCGACGGACATCCAGGCCGGCTGGATCATGGTGAACGCGGTCGTGCCACTGACGATCCCCGCCGCCGTCGCGCTGGGACTGGTGATCCGCTGGGGCTGGCAGTCCCTCGCCACGGAGGATCGCGTGGGCACCGTCCTGACCGTGGCGCTGCTCCTGCTGGTCTCCGGAGCGATGATCGGCCCGGCCGTCTCGGCGTCGTACGTCCAGCCCACGGCGGACGACAACGAACTCGTGCAGTACGCCCAGCCCCAGCAGGAGTTCCGCGGGACGTTCGACGACATCGGCGCTATCGCGCCCACACACGAGGGGACCGACATGGTGGTCTACGGCGACGAACTGGTCGTCGAACCCGGCACCGGCGGCGGGATGGCGCCGGCGTGTCTCAACCTCGGGCACGCGCTCCCCTTGCACTGGTACATCGCGGCCGACGACGTGACTACCGACTGTGCGTACAACGAGACCGCGCTCCAGTCGGAGATCGAGGAGGACAGCCCGGCGGTCGTGATCGCCCACGTCAACCGCGACGGGACGGTCGAGGAAGCACTGGCCGGTGAGGGCGAGTACGAACGCCGCGAGCACCACCTCCGAACGATCGGCCGGGAAGTGGTGGTGTTCATCGACGAGGACGCCCTCGCCGAGGCCGAGAACGCATGACCCGCCTCCTCGCCGGCGCGGCGGCGCACAACGCCGGGCAGTACGGCGTCGCCCGAACGATCTGGGCGGGCGAAGCGCCCGTCTCGCCTGACGGGAACGATGCGGACGACCGACTGCTCGAAGGGCTCGCCGCCTTCGGGACCGCGATCGTCGAGAGCCGTCGCGGGGCCTGGGACGCGGCGCTCGACGCAGCGACCGAGGCCGAACTCGCGTTCGAGGCGACCGACCAGGATCGCATCGATCTCGCGCCGATCGAGCGCTGGCTGGCGGCGTTCGGGACCGATCCCGAGACGGCGGAGCGCTCGCCGCCGCCCACGATCGCCGTCGACGGGGATCGTCCGATGCCGGGGGAGCTCCCCCTGGCCGCGGCGGCCGTCGTCGCCGGCGCCGTCGCGGCGACCCGGGGCGACGACCCCGACGTGGTCGCGGACGCGCTCCGGTTCGCCCGGGGGAACGAGCATCCCGAGACCACGCGGTACGCCACGTTCCTCCGGGACTACGCGGCCGCCGAGTCGGGCGAACGCGGGATCGTGTTCGAGCGGCTCTCGGGAGTGGTCGCCCGCCAGCGACGCAAGGAGGACGACGTAGAGGGGCTGTTCAAGTAGCGGGAACGGCGCTCAGTCGACGACCTCGACAGCGTCGCCGATCTCGAGCTGCTGCCCGCGATCGGCCTCCGGCACGCGCGTGATCAGCATCAGCGTGTAGAAGTGGTCGAACGCGTCCGCGTCGGCCCACTCCGGGAACGTCGCCTCGCGCTTCTCGACGAACCGCCGCCGGAACTCGGGGGTCGGCTCCCCCGTGTCGGGGTCGCGCTCGGGCACGACACAGCGAGCACAGGGGGTGGCACCCTCGAACCGGACGCCGCCGACCGTGAACGCGGGGGCGTCGTCGCCGACGAAGCGGTCCTCCCAGAACGCCGGCACGCCCGAGATCTCGAGGTTCGCACGGAGGCGTCGTCGCGCGCTCTCGACGGTCAGGTCGTCGAACCACGAGGCGACGGCTTCGAGCGTCGCCGTGCTGACGACCGAGGGGCCCATGTTCCGCCGGTCGACGAACCCCAGCGACGCGTTCCGGCGGAGCGTGAGGTCGTGGTCGAAGAACGCCGAGAACCAGGCCGCGGCGTCGTCGCGCTCGCTGTCGAGGTCGAACTGCCGGCGCTCGCCGTCACCCTCGACGGTCAGCGTCGCCGTCGCGGGGTCGTACGCGGTGTCGAGTTCGTGGAAACGGTCGCTGTGTTTCGCGTTGAACACGCCGTTGTCGTGCGGATCGCCGTCGATGTCCTCCGTCCTGCTCTCGAACAGCGCGAACTCTCGATCGCCCGCGAGCACCCCGCCGTCGAGGATCTCGTTCGTCTCGACTGCGGTGGCGTCGAGCCCTTTGACGGGGTAGATCCGGATACGTTCGAGTCGGGGCATAGGCGGATCTCGGCGGCCGGGGACATAGGCGTTCGTTCCCGATCACGTTCGTGTTCGCGTTTAACTGTCACCAGCCCGTACTGTCGGTCGATGGTTTCCACCGGAGACGCCGCACCCGTGTTCACGGCGACGAGAGGGACGAGCGACCACGAGCCGTTCGAGCTCGACGCCCACCTCGGCGACGGGCCGATCGTACTCGCGTTCTTCCCGGGAGCGTTCACGCCGCCCTGTACGAACGAGATGGTCGCGCTCCAGGAGCGCCTCGACGCGTTCGAGTCGGCGGGCGCGTCGGTGTTCGGCGTCAGTGCCGACTCGCCGTTCTCCCAGGGGGCGTTCCGCGAGGAGCACGGCATCGAGTTCGACCTCGTGAGCGATATGGCCGGGGAGGTCATCCGGGAGTACGGCCTCGAGATGGACATCCCAGACCTCGGCCTCTACGGCATCGCGAACCGCGCGGTGTTCGTACTCGACGACGAGGGGACGGTGACGTACTCGTGGGTTGCCGACGACCCGACGAACGAACCGCCGTACGACGACGTGATTGCGGCGGTCGAGGAGGTGTAACGACTCGCCAGCACGCCCTCGGTTCGATCGAAGAGCTCTCCCCCGGGTTCGAGTGCCGGGTGGATG
It encodes the following:
- a CDS encoding single-stranded DNA binding protein, with the translated sequence MSAIDDVHEELDADVSAEEFEEMVAEKVEEMGGLADDETAAMLVAHELEDEGGEVESVADIEPGMDDVKFVAKLISIGEKRTFERDGDQPDGQVVNTEVADESGRIRLSLWDEMAESALEELAEGDVLRIAGRPKEGYNGVEVSADKAEIEPDVDIDVSVSDSYDVEELSMGLSDVTLVGKLLDVDDDYRTFDRDDGTEGRVANVAIGDETGRIRVTLWDEATDLLEELEAGEVVEVVDGYVRERDGDLELHVGSRGTIEAVDEDVEYAPETTDIDDVEMGDTVDIAGAVIETDDKRTFDRDDGSQGQVRNVRVRDDTGDIRVALWGEKADRDVTLADRVAFTDVEIQDGWQDELEASAGWQSTVSILDGEADVEGADDRDEKAPPSAEQGGLSAFGEDGDGADELREEETTADGEEVEFTGTVVQSGSPVVVDNGEETRSVETGESVQLGEEVTVRGVEHDGRIDADELL
- a CDS encoding flippase activity-associated protein Agl23; this translates as MDRSSLPDALHRTDDTVLAVLVVVAAGLVARLLFLGQRVAHFDEGRVAYWALHYLETGEISYQYIVHGPLAQYADAWVFAALGPNDFSMRLFVALVGALLPLTALLFRSRLRDTETVVVAVLLAFNPILLYYSRFYRSSLLVAAFMFAAFGFGLRALDDARPRLLYPAFAFGALGFAAKENALVYLMCWVGAGALLLDFSLMNPRNYDSGVDAVVARVAPYFDALRDPERSTDATLWTVLTALTLLVLAYATLSGWPLTAIVAALVLLVSVTMLVDVVRSDRAALRWGGALLGSVGLFFLLSLFFYAPRTVGAGVGLWDAVFNPFRFPDLLDATWGDIRPGLEYWFGGSVEPKCGEETVIGGYICFLQDTIEVLANYAIVVVPFAALGFVIARYAGDRPRSMVMFAGYWGFVSILGYPLATDIQAGWIMVNAVVPLTIPAAVALGLVIRWGWQSLATEDRVGTVLTVALLLLVSGAMIGPAVSASYVQPTADDNELVQYAQPQQEFRGTFDDIGAIAPTHEGTDMVVYGDELVVEPGTGGGMAPACLNLGHALPLHWYIAADDVTTDCAYNETALQSEIEEDSPAVVIAHVNRDGTVEEALAGEGEYERREHHLRTIGREVVVFIDEDALAEAENA
- a CDS encoding MOSC domain-containing protein; translated protein: MPRLERIRIYPVKGLDATAVETNEILDGGVLAGDREFALFESRTEDIDGDPHDNGVFNAKHSDRFHELDTAYDPATATLTVEGDGERRQFDLDSERDDAAAWFSAFFDHDLTLRRNASLGFVDRRNMGPSVVSTATLEAVASWFDDLTVESARRRLRANLEISGVPAFWEDRFVGDDAPAFTVGGVRFEGATPCARCVVPERDPDTGEPTPEFRRRFVEKREATFPEWADADAFDHFYTLMLITRVPEADRGQQLEIGDAVEVVD
- a CDS encoding redoxin domain-containing protein encodes the protein MVSTGDAAPVFTATRGTSDHEPFELDAHLGDGPIVLAFFPGAFTPPCTNEMVALQERLDAFESAGASVFGVSADSPFSQGAFREEHGIEFDLVSDMAGEVIREYGLEMDIPDLGLYGIANRAVFVLDDEGTVTYSWVADDPTNEPPYDDVIAAVEEV